Proteins encoded by one window of Yersinia massiliensis:
- a CDS encoding fimbria/pilus outer membrane usher protein, translating into MASRQCSFLYTLCLLSLFPVAGFSATKEGAAAFDIKTLEGLGYSAELADFFSGADKFLPGQHDVTIIINASKTYRTEATFGSEGQLCADRKLLMALKLHYKDSGDSCENIETLWPGVVVKLFPGQFRVEMTLPQEAFDPELEESEYQRGGHALLLNYNLFGQRIENNSDNLNLFQGQFEPGINFYNWVVRNRGSYNYNQGVSHYDNQETYALRAVESLKSVVQLGEFGLVANTYSGLPVMGAQLYSDNAQLNNTQLVVPIEGIANTNATIEIRQRGRVIYRTVVAPGPFSLSNISNFSSGVPTDVDVIEEDGTQQHFTVANALDPNFEQQATTYQLALGRYRDTLSGSENKSPLLATGEMAFSPANAFQVTTAGLLSADYQNISAQNLYSGFESAWISATASYTNTQGAGQGYQLGLQNQVSINGNLSASLSTVYESSNYWSPDNALSGGNNLADLSVGKLKNATSAAVTWAHPRWGAFSYVLSNNMYYQAENSVSHTFSASEQFGRVTTTLSVQSSSQGRNAVYLGLSMPLGNGSLTGRMQRNNGNTTLGSTYQGAWGDNKGYSVGVTGGNNQQRVNGAMNVKTAYSQLAGGISQANNNSRSAYVASSGSMAYANNTFATSASAIGDTFAIVNVPSQSNLRVSSPSSGMSITDYAGTALLPSVMPYSASKAQISTKTLPLNIRLNSTSADLMMTRGTVATRNFEATETRQLLLTIRDSNGDALPVGANVLDDKGNFLGTLIGDGNFMLENNAIGATLRVKAANRGECIVSYGVPEKFDPDTLYEVADAVCH; encoded by the coding sequence GTGGCCAGTCGCCAGTGTTCATTCCTTTATACCTTATGTCTGCTTTCCCTTTTTCCTGTGGCAGGATTCTCTGCGACAAAAGAAGGCGCGGCGGCATTTGATATAAAAACACTGGAAGGTTTAGGCTATTCAGCAGAATTAGCTGATTTCTTCAGCGGAGCTGATAAATTCTTACCGGGTCAGCATGATGTCACCATTATTATCAATGCCAGTAAAACCTACCGTACTGAAGCGACCTTTGGTAGCGAAGGTCAACTATGTGCTGACCGAAAACTGCTGATGGCATTAAAGTTACACTATAAAGACAGTGGCGACAGCTGCGAGAATATTGAAACTCTGTGGCCTGGAGTGGTCGTTAAGCTATTTCCTGGGCAATTCCGAGTAGAAATGACATTACCGCAAGAAGCCTTTGACCCTGAACTGGAAGAAAGTGAATATCAGCGGGGCGGCCACGCCTTATTGCTAAATTATAATTTATTCGGCCAGCGCATCGAAAACAACAGTGACAACCTGAATTTATTTCAGGGGCAATTCGAGCCGGGTATTAATTTTTATAACTGGGTGGTGCGTAACCGAGGTTCTTATAATTATAACCAAGGGGTGAGTCATTATGATAATCAGGAAACCTACGCATTACGCGCCGTTGAATCTTTAAAGTCGGTGGTACAGTTGGGGGAGTTTGGCCTAGTCGCCAATACTTACTCTGGTCTGCCAGTGATGGGCGCCCAGCTTTATTCCGATAATGCCCAACTCAATAACACCCAACTGGTTGTGCCCATTGAAGGGATTGCCAACACCAACGCCACTATCGAAATTCGCCAGCGTGGGCGGGTTATTTACCGCACCGTGGTGGCACCGGGCCCGTTCTCATTATCCAATATCAGCAATTTCTCCAGCGGTGTCCCTACGGATGTTGATGTGATTGAAGAAGACGGCACCCAGCAACATTTTACCGTCGCGAACGCCCTTGATCCCAATTTTGAACAACAAGCGACAACCTACCAGCTAGCACTGGGCCGCTACCGCGACACTCTCAGTGGCAGTGAAAACAAGTCTCCCTTACTGGCAACAGGCGAGATGGCATTTAGTCCGGCGAATGCATTTCAGGTCACTACCGCTGGGCTGCTTTCTGCCGATTACCAAAATATCAGTGCGCAAAATCTATACAGCGGGTTTGAGAGTGCTTGGATTTCAGCCACCGCGAGCTATACCAATACCCAAGGTGCCGGACAAGGTTACCAACTCGGATTGCAAAATCAGGTGTCTATTAACGGCAACCTGAGTGCGTCTTTATCGACGGTTTACGAATCAAGCAATTACTGGTCACCTGATAATGCCCTAAGTGGCGGTAATAATTTGGCTGACCTGTCCGTTGGCAAACTGAAAAATGCCACATCAGCAGCCGTGACCTGGGCACATCCTCGCTGGGGCGCATTTTCCTATGTTTTGTCTAATAATATGTATTATCAGGCAGAGAACAGTGTCTCCCATACGTTTTCCGCCAGTGAACAATTTGGCCGAGTGACCACCACGTTGAGTGTTCAGTCAAGTTCACAGGGGCGTAATGCTGTCTATTTGGGACTCAGTATGCCACTGGGTAATGGGTCTCTCACTGGCCGGATGCAACGTAATAATGGTAATACGACGCTGGGCAGCACTTATCAAGGGGCTTGGGGTGATAACAAAGGGTATTCCGTGGGGGTGACGGGCGGTAATAATCAGCAACGAGTTAATGGCGCAATGAATGTGAAAACAGCCTATTCACAACTGGCGGGTGGGATTTCTCAGGCCAATAACAATAGTCGTTCAGCGTATGTGGCATCTAGTGGTTCAATGGCTTACGCGAACAATACCTTTGCAACTTCGGCATCGGCCATTGGTGACACCTTTGCAATAGTGAACGTGCCTAGTCAGTCAAATTTACGGGTATCATCACCGAGCAGTGGGATGTCCATAACCGACTATGCTGGCACAGCGCTGTTGCCATCAGTGATGCCTTACAGTGCATCCAAGGCCCAAATTAGTACCAAAACATTGCCATTGAATATACGTCTCAACAGTACCAGTGCCGATTTGATGATGACCCGCGGCACGGTGGCAACCCGTAATTTTGAGGCAACAGAAACACGCCAGTTGCTGCTGACCATTCGTGACAGCAATGGCGATGCCCTGCCAGTGGGAGCAAACGTGCTGGATGATAAGGGTAACTTCCTCGGAACGCTGATTGGAGATGGCAATTTTATGTTGGAAAACAACGCAATTGGTGCCACGCTGCGAGTTAAGGCCGCCAACCGGGGCGAGTGCATTGTAAGTTATGGGGTGCCGGAGAAATTTGATCCAGATACATTGTATGAAGTTGCTGATGCGGTATGTCATTAA
- a CDS encoding DUF1120 domain-containing protein has product MKMQFVNLTIFSSLFLSLVVQAATPTPELKVKGSIGVPTCTINVPDGGVYNVGNISAATIQPTTSVILPTITKTWTISCDGSTYLSFTPTDNRKSSVSNTTAIHNFGLGFVNGTGKIGYFRTGLSNAKVDGESSFFYYLENGFQGGHTTETLTNNLPFGWAQNATTAKAGKVFSADLTVTPVLASSATMGGAITENINIDGSVTLSFAYGI; this is encoded by the coding sequence ATGAAAATGCAATTTGTTAATTTAACGATTTTCAGTTCGTTATTTTTATCTCTGGTAGTGCAAGCGGCAACACCGACGCCTGAATTAAAAGTCAAAGGTTCAATAGGGGTCCCAACTTGTACGATCAATGTCCCTGATGGCGGCGTTTATAACGTGGGTAATATTTCAGCTGCAACAATACAACCTACGACCTCAGTGATATTACCCACAATCACTAAAACCTGGACTATCTCCTGCGATGGCTCGACTTATCTCAGTTTCACACCCACTGATAATCGAAAATCATCTGTTAGCAATACCACGGCAATCCATAATTTTGGGTTAGGTTTTGTCAATGGCACAGGGAAGATTGGTTACTTTAGGACCGGATTGAGCAACGCCAAGGTAGATGGTGAAAGTAGCTTTTTTTATTACTTAGAAAACGGATTCCAGGGAGGCCATACGACAGAAACACTGACGAATAATTTGCCTTTTGGTTGGGCGCAAAACGCAACGACGGCAAAAGCTGGCAAAGTCTTCAGTGCTGATTTGACTGTCACACCAGTACTGGCAAGTTCCGCCACGATGGGTGGCGCTATTACTGAAAATATCAATATTGATGGGTCGGTGACTTTGAGCTTCGCTTACGGTATTTAG
- a CDS encoding DUF1120 domain-containing protein, which produces MKKQLIGLTALSSLVLGMAVAHAAPPTAELKVTGTLTVPSCTVASPDEGVYDFGKLSSSLVKSGTATTPLTPMTKTWTVTCDADTYLNFTPVDNRAASASAVATTNFGLGNVNTTGKIGYYTALIKNGTVDGKASNLFSSATSTFTATTTANLTTGLRTGWSSAANTQSTGKVFVADITVSPILAGTTTMGGPITDDAELDGSMTMNFAFGI; this is translated from the coding sequence ATGAAAAAGCAACTGATTGGTCTGACGGCTTTATCTTCTCTGGTTTTGGGCATGGCTGTAGCACATGCCGCACCACCAACGGCTGAACTGAAAGTCACTGGTACACTGACTGTTCCAAGTTGCACCGTCGCTTCTCCAGATGAAGGTGTTTATGATTTCGGTAAACTGTCTTCATCTTTAGTCAAATCAGGGACAGCCACAACGCCACTGACACCAATGACAAAAACTTGGACGGTGACCTGTGATGCTGATACTTATTTGAACTTCACGCCAGTCGATAACCGCGCAGCATCTGCCAGTGCTGTTGCCACCACTAACTTCGGTCTGGGCAACGTGAACACTACCGGCAAAATCGGTTACTACACTGCATTGATTAAGAACGGCACTGTAGACGGCAAAGCGTCTAACTTGTTCTCTTCTGCAACATCAACTTTCACGGCGACAACCACAGCTAACCTGACCACAGGTCTGCGCACCGGTTGGTCATCTGCGGCTAACACCCAGAGCACCGGTAAAGTGTTTGTGGCTGATATCACAGTGAGCCCAATCTTGGCTGGCACCACCACCATGGGCGGTCCAATCACTGACGATGCAGAGCTTGACGGTTCCATGACCATGAACTTCGCTTTCGGTATCTAA
- the pckA gene encoding phosphoenolpyruvate carboxykinase (ATP) codes for MSVKGITPQELAAYGIHNVSEIVYNPSYDLLFQEETKPTLEGYERGTLTTTGAIAVDTGIFTGRSPKDKYIVRDAITQDTVWWADQGKGKNDNKPLSQETWSHLKGLVTQQLSGKRLFVVDTFCGANADTRLQVRFVTEVAWQAHFVKNMFIRPTDEELAHFEPDFIVMNGAKCTNPDWKEQGLNSENFVAFNLTERMQLIGGTWYGGEMKKGMFSMMNYLLPLKGIASMHCSANVGEKGDVAIFFGLSGTGKTTLSTDPKRKLIGDDEHGWDDDGVFNFEGGCYAKTIKLSEEAEPDIYHAIKRDALLENVVVLADGTVDFNDSSKTENTRVSYPIYHIENIVKPVSKAGHATKVIFLTADAFGVLPPVSRLTANQTQYHFLSGFTAKLAGTERGVTEPTPTFSACFGAAFLSLHPTQYAEVLVKRMQAVGAQAYLVNTGWNGTGKRISIKDTRGIIDAILSGEIDKAETFTLPIFDLAVPTALPGVDPAILDPRDTYADIAQWQEKAEDLAQRFVTNFDKYTDTPAGAALVSAGPKI; via the coding sequence ATGAGTGTTAAAGGAATTACCCCGCAGGAGCTCGCCGCCTATGGCATCCATAACGTCAGCGAGATTGTTTACAACCCAAGCTATGATTTACTGTTCCAGGAAGAGACGAAGCCCACGCTTGAAGGATACGAGCGAGGAACCCTCACCACCACAGGAGCAATAGCGGTCGATACCGGTATCTTTACCGGCCGCTCCCCCAAAGATAAATACATTGTCCGCGATGCTATCACACAGGATACCGTGTGGTGGGCAGATCAGGGCAAAGGTAAGAATGATAACAAACCGTTAAGCCAAGAGACTTGGAGCCATCTGAAAGGGCTGGTGACTCAACAGTTGTCTGGTAAGCGTCTGTTTGTCGTAGATACCTTCTGCGGAGCTAATGCCGATACTCGTTTGCAAGTTCGCTTCGTCACCGAAGTGGCTTGGCAGGCACACTTTGTCAAAAACATGTTTATTCGCCCAACAGATGAAGAACTGGCTCACTTTGAGCCTGATTTTATCGTCATGAATGGCGCTAAATGCACTAACCCGGATTGGAAAGAGCAGGGCCTGAACTCCGAAAACTTTGTTGCCTTTAACTTGACGGAACGTATGCAGCTCATTGGCGGCACATGGTACGGCGGCGAAATGAAAAAAGGCATGTTCTCGATGATGAACTACCTGTTGCCGTTGAAAGGCATTGCATCCATGCACTGTTCAGCCAACGTCGGTGAGAAAGGCGATGTCGCTATCTTCTTCGGTTTGTCCGGAACAGGTAAAACCACACTGTCTACTGACCCGAAACGTAAATTAATCGGTGATGATGAGCACGGCTGGGATGATGATGGCGTCTTTAACTTTGAAGGCGGCTGCTACGCCAAAACCATCAAGTTATCCGAAGAAGCCGAGCCTGATATTTATCACGCTATTAAGCGCGATGCTTTGCTGGAAAACGTGGTCGTACTGGCTGATGGTACAGTTGATTTCAACGACAGTTCCAAAACAGAAAACACCCGTGTTTCTTACCCGATCTACCACATCGAAAACATCGTTAAGCCGGTTTCTAAAGCGGGCCATGCCACTAAGGTTATTTTCCTGACGGCAGATGCCTTTGGCGTATTGCCACCGGTATCACGCTTGACCGCGAATCAGACCCAGTATCACTTCCTGTCTGGCTTTACGGCTAAGTTGGCAGGAACTGAGCGTGGTGTGACTGAGCCGACTCCAACCTTCTCTGCCTGTTTTGGCGCGGCCTTCCTATCGCTGCATCCAACGCAATATGCTGAAGTGCTGGTTAAGCGTATGCAAGCGGTAGGCGCGCAAGCTTATCTGGTTAACACCGGCTGGAATGGGACAGGTAAGCGTATCTCCATTAAAGATACGCGTGGCATCATTGACGCCATTCTGAGCGGTGAAATCGATAAGGCTGAAACCTTCACTCTGCCTATCTTCGATCTGGCAGTGCCAACTGCGCTACCGGGTGTCGACCCAGCCATTCTCGACCCACGTGATACCTACGCGGATATTGCGCAGTGGCAAGAGAAAGCAGAAGATTTGGCGCAGCGCTTTGTCACCAACTTTGACAAATATACCGATACCCCAGCAGGGGCTGCGTTAGTGAGCGCAGGGCCAAAAATCTGA
- the hslO gene encoding Hsp33 family molecular chaperone HslO, which translates to MSNHDQLHRYLFANHAVRGELVSVNETYQQVLANHDYPPAVQKLLGEMLVATSLLTATLKFDGDITVQLQSTDGPLTLAVINGNNQQEMRGVARFKGEINDDSTLKEMVGNGYLVITITPEKGERYQGVVALEGETIAACLENYFMQSEQLPTRLFIRTGHVEGKAAAGGMLLQVMPAQERNEDEFDHLTQLTATVKAEELFTLPANEVLYRLYHQEEVTLYEPQNVSFRCTCSRERCADALVTLSEDDITEMLEQDGNIDMHCEYCGSHYLFDAVDIASLKNGNSASSEQIH; encoded by the coding sequence ATGTCTAATCACGACCAATTACATCGCTATCTGTTTGCTAACCATGCTGTACGCGGTGAGCTGGTTTCAGTCAATGAAACCTATCAGCAGGTGTTAGCTAACCACGATTACCCACCTGCGGTACAAAAGTTGTTGGGTGAAATGTTGGTCGCGACCAGCTTACTGACCGCTACCCTTAAGTTTGATGGTGATATCACCGTGCAATTACAGAGTACCGATGGTCCGTTGACCTTGGCGGTGATTAACGGCAATAACCAGCAAGAAATGCGTGGTGTCGCCCGCTTTAAAGGCGAGATAAACGATGACAGCACACTAAAAGAGATGGTCGGTAATGGCTATTTGGTGATCACCATTACGCCAGAAAAAGGCGAACGCTATCAGGGCGTAGTGGCCTTGGAAGGTGAAACCATCGCCGCCTGTCTTGAAAATTACTTTATGCAGTCCGAGCAATTACCCACCCGCCTGTTTATTCGCACTGGTCACGTAGAGGGCAAAGCGGCGGCTGGCGGTATGCTACTGCAAGTCATGCCTGCGCAAGAGCGCAATGAAGATGAATTTGATCATCTGACACAGTTGACCGCTACGGTTAAAGCAGAGGAGTTATTCACTCTGCCCGCCAACGAGGTGCTGTATCGTTTATACCATCAGGAAGAAGTGACGCTCTATGAACCGCAAAACGTCAGCTTCCGTTGCACCTGTTCGCGCGAACGTTGTGCAGATGCATTAGTAACATTGTCTGAAGATGACATCACCGAAATGCTGGAGCAAGATGGCAATATTGATATGCATTGTGAATATTGTGGCAGCCACTACCTTTTTGATGCAGTCGATATCGCTTCGCTCAAGAATGGTAACAGCGCATCATCTGAACAAATTCATTAA
- the hslR gene encoding ribosome-associated heat shock protein Hsp15 — protein MKDKTAVDESVRLDKWLWAARFYKTRAIARDMVDGGKVHYNGQRGKPSKLVEVNAEIRLRQGNDERTVRVLALNAQRRGASEAQALYEETEASIANREKVAQARKLNALTMPHPDRRPDKKERRHLIKFKQGEPE, from the coding sequence ATGAAGGATAAAACGGCCGTAGACGAATCGGTTCGGCTGGACAAATGGCTGTGGGCGGCTCGGTTTTATAAGACCAGAGCTATCGCTCGGGATATGGTGGATGGCGGTAAAGTCCACTACAACGGCCAACGTGGGAAACCGAGTAAACTGGTTGAGGTTAATGCTGAAATTCGGCTACGTCAGGGCAATGACGAACGCACAGTCCGAGTACTGGCACTCAATGCTCAGCGCCGAGGTGCCAGCGAAGCGCAGGCATTGTATGAAGAAACTGAGGCCAGTATCGCCAACCGCGAAAAAGTCGCACAAGCGCGCAAATTGAATGCGCTGACCATGCCACATCCAGATCGGCGGCCCGATAAAAAAGAGCGCCGGCATCTAATCAAATTTAAACAAGGCGAGCCTGAGTAA
- the yrfG gene encoding GMP/IMP nucleotidase, whose product MPPEFNWQEIDTVLLDMDGTLLDLEFDSHFWLKQVPETLSQRRGIPLESAHKIIHDEYLSVQHTLNWYCFDYWSERLDLDIYAMTTQAGNRVRLRQDTEPFLASLRECGLQTILLTNAHPHSLAVKIEHTALDQHLDLLLSTHTFGYPKEDQRLWQAVAQHTGLNPARTLFVDDSETILDAARNFGIRYCLGIENPDSSCADKVFHGHPAINDYRKLLPALHLRHE is encoded by the coding sequence ATGCCCCCTGAGTTCAACTGGCAAGAAATTGATACCGTGCTGCTCGATATGGACGGTACTCTGCTCGATTTAGAGTTCGACAGCCATTTCTGGCTAAAACAGGTACCGGAGACACTCAGCCAGCGCCGAGGAATCCCGCTCGAGTCAGCACACAAAATTATTCACGATGAATATCTGTCTGTGCAGCACACGCTGAATTGGTACTGTTTTGATTATTGGAGCGAACGATTAGATCTGGATATTTACGCCATGACCACGCAAGCGGGCAACCGAGTGCGGCTGCGCCAAGATACTGAACCCTTTTTAGCCAGTCTACGCGAGTGCGGGTTGCAAACCATTTTACTCACCAACGCTCATCCACACAGCTTGGCTGTGAAAATAGAGCACACCGCACTCGATCAACACCTTGATTTATTACTTTCCACCCATACATTTGGTTATCCGAAAGAAGATCAACGTCTCTGGCAGGCCGTCGCGCAGCATACGGGGTTGAACCCGGCCAGAACATTATTTGTCGATGACAGTGAAACCATTTTGGACGCCGCGCGTAACTTCGGTATTCGCTATTGTTTGGGGATTGAAAATCCAGATTCTAGTTGTGCCGACAAAGTTTTTCATGGCCATCCCGCTATCAATGACTATCGTAAGTTATTGCCAGCATTGCATTTACGTCACGAATAA
- a CDS encoding intracellular growth attenuator family protein — protein sequence MSTIVLILALLLTSLIAVGLLWWLKFRPRLPVAAIQPFVKPTHRTLTPEERVNIENYLLSQQDEKTGFKTLTTFDPNTLTNRDLAPAKLVLTPQSDKVYSVSRAITRYGVASDEPNKWRYYLDSIEVHLPVSWEQYITQDNDVEFIQTQTIPLVISLNGHTLKDHQPESLYQPILPSTAQNASIRKADSEHIELLNIRKETAEEYALHSANGLKEALAICLAMLLLFFALIGPAVVLPWLVIIAATLTGWACWNMFRPLSEKDLREVHCLSGTPKRWGLFGESNQGQMNNISLGIVDLIYPAHWGPYFAHDLGKKTNIDIYLNRQVVRQGRFLSLHDEMKHFPLQRWGKNLALMAGSLLVMALLLIYVPLGLPLKLSVAWLQGAQSQQVTSVEALEKMPLHIGDMLKAQGTGMCYVPPNSQNPHNFVFTPFDCSGIYWNNAAPLPLPESETIEKAAALMATVSHQLHPQGTDANVNPQLATAIEKSGMILLNDFADIVLKTQALCGADSDCIRLKNALVNLGNAKNWSALVKRAQSGTLKGMNVLLRPVSADTLENLVKTATSSFVYRETHLATEALNSPPPGGFLITSDEGKQLVNHPTPAVPLFDFTALEQWRELQRLSGLLLNTPFKAEGIITNITVDANGTRHISLHSEPDMMMLSRYLGTSLLLLALIICLVVNTTLLIQRILKNRSRMDNIQSYYDSCFNQTLTPPPLLR from the coding sequence ATGAGCACAATAGTTTTAATATTGGCCTTACTGTTGACCAGTCTGATCGCAGTAGGCTTACTTTGGTGGTTAAAATTCCGCCCTCGCCTACCCGTAGCCGCAATACAGCCATTTGTGAAACCCACGCACCGCACACTAACACCGGAAGAACGCGTTAATATTGAGAATTATCTACTCAGCCAGCAAGACGAGAAGACAGGCTTCAAAACGCTAACAACCTTTGATCCCAACACCCTGACCAATCGCGATCTAGCGCCCGCAAAGCTCGTTCTCACCCCCCAGAGTGATAAGGTTTACTCCGTATCGCGCGCGATTACTCGCTACGGTGTGGCAAGCGATGAACCCAATAAATGGCGCTATTACCTTGATTCAATTGAAGTCCATTTGCCGGTGTCATGGGAGCAATACATTACTCAGGATAATGATGTCGAATTTATCCAAACTCAGACCATTCCGTTAGTGATTTCACTTAACGGCCATACCCTGAAAGATCATCAACCCGAAAGCCTCTATCAGCCTATTTTGCCCTCTACCGCGCAAAATGCATCCATTCGAAAAGCGGACAGTGAACATATTGAACTATTGAATATCCGCAAGGAAACGGCCGAAGAATATGCGCTGCATAGTGCAAATGGCTTAAAAGAAGCCTTGGCCATTTGTCTGGCAATGCTTTTGCTGTTTTTCGCCCTGATCGGGCCTGCCGTCGTTCTGCCGTGGCTCGTGATTATCGCGGCAACATTAACGGGCTGGGCATGCTGGAATATGTTTCGACCGTTATCAGAAAAAGATTTGCGCGAAGTCCATTGCTTGAGTGGGACTCCCAAACGCTGGGGACTATTTGGCGAATCCAATCAGGGGCAGATGAACAATATCTCTCTTGGGATTGTCGACCTGATTTATCCGGCACATTGGGGGCCTTATTTCGCCCATGACTTGGGTAAAAAAACCAATATTGATATCTACCTTAACCGCCAGGTAGTCCGCCAAGGGCGCTTCCTATCCTTGCACGATGAAATGAAACATTTTCCACTACAACGTTGGGGGAAAAATCTGGCGCTGATGGCGGGCTCCTTGCTGGTAATGGCACTCTTACTAATCTATGTACCGCTTGGCTTACCGCTAAAATTGAGCGTCGCTTGGCTACAAGGCGCGCAGAGCCAGCAGGTCACCAGTGTTGAAGCTCTAGAAAAAATGCCATTGCATATTGGCGATATGCTAAAAGCGCAGGGAACAGGCATGTGCTACGTGCCGCCAAATTCACAGAACCCCCATAACTTCGTATTTACCCCCTTTGATTGCTCCGGAATCTATTGGAATAACGCGGCTCCTCTGCCATTACCTGAGTCTGAGACGATTGAAAAAGCCGCGGCGTTGATGGCGACCGTTAGTCATCAGTTACATCCCCAAGGCACCGACGCTAATGTCAACCCGCAGTTGGCAACCGCGATCGAAAAATCCGGTATGATTCTGTTGAACGACTTCGCAGATATTGTCTTAAAAACGCAGGCGTTATGTGGTGCAGATAGCGATTGTATACGCCTGAAGAATGCATTAGTGAATTTGGGTAACGCGAAGAATTGGTCAGCCTTGGTCAAACGAGCACAATCAGGCACCTTGAAAGGCATGAACGTTTTGTTACGCCCCGTGAGCGCCGATACACTAGAAAATCTGGTTAAAACCGCCACGTCATCCTTTGTTTACCGTGAAACGCATTTGGCGACTGAGGCGTTAAACAGCCCGCCGCCAGGAGGGTTCCTCATCACTAGCGATGAAGGGAAACAATTGGTGAATCACCCGACGCCTGCTGTCCCACTGTTTGATTTCACGGCCCTAGAACAATGGCGTGAATTGCAGCGGCTCTCAGGCCTACTGCTGAATACCCCATTCAAGGCCGAGGGTATCATTACCAATATTACCGTGGATGCGAATGGTACGCGGCATATCTCATTGCATAGCGAACCGGATATGATGATGCTCAGTCGTTATTTGGGGACTAGCCTATTGCTGTTGGCGCTGATTATCTGTTTAGTGGTGAACACCACCTTATTAATTCAGCGCATCCTGAAGAACCGTAGCCGCATGGATAATATTCAGAGCTATTATGACAGCTGCTTTAACCAAACCCTCACGCCCCCTCCTCTCCTGCGTTAA
- the nudE gene encoding ADP compounds hydrolase NudE: protein MKHLQKPKILKIETIARSRLFTVEAVDLAFSNGAQRVYERMRPSNREAVMIVPVIGDDLLLIREYAVGIEAYELGFPKGLIDPGEDVLEAANRELMEEVGFGAERFDYLTKLTMAPSYFSSKMNIVIAHSLYPQSLEGDEPEPLPQVRWPIANMMALLDEPDFCEARNVSALFLAQAFLNRTDID, encoded by the coding sequence ATGAAACACCTGCAAAAACCAAAAATTCTTAAAATAGAAACGATTGCCCGTTCTCGCTTATTTACGGTCGAAGCGGTGGATTTGGCATTCAGTAATGGTGCACAACGTGTTTATGAGCGTATGCGTCCATCCAATCGTGAGGCCGTGATGATTGTGCCGGTTATCGGCGATGATCTATTGCTGATCCGTGAGTATGCGGTTGGTATTGAAGCGTATGAGTTAGGCTTCCCTAAAGGGTTGATTGATCCTGGAGAAGACGTGCTGGAGGCCGCGAATCGCGAGCTGATGGAAGAAGTGGGATTTGGCGCTGAACGTTTCGACTACCTCACGAAGCTGACCATGGCACCGTCCTATTTTTCCAGCAAAATGAATATTGTCATTGCCCATAGCCTCTATCCGCAAAGTTTGGAAGGTGATGAGCCAGAGCCATTGCCGCAAGTACGTTGGCCGATTGCGAATATGATGGCATTGCTTGATGAGCCCGATTTTTGTGAGGCCCGCAATGTCAGCGCACTATTTTTGGCACAAGCATTTCTTAATCGCACCGATATCGATTAA